From a single Okeanomitos corallinicola TIOX110 genomic region:
- a CDS encoding Npun_F0813 family protein, whose translation MFILKRQDVEISTVQHPTRDQQVPILSYQGQTFRLVSVFKASQEVEAKALWRSLTDNRGKACVLLEEPERFSVWGKIRLEQLGTDTGSHSSAEILTLASILLLQAVYMDIEDLLGNRQVKLFEKDITGVLQQKQFPQVSSPESAKALITVEPSQMPKLPTWQETHVIILLEELHKLGKIYFGDTNFAHQLEDRLQDMEDDELLVFLAWLNQSPLGKLWH comes from the coding sequence ATGTTTATTCTTAAACGTCAGGATGTTGAAATATCTACTGTTCAGCACCCAACGAGGGATCAGCAGGTGCCGATCCTCAGTTATCAGGGGCAAACCTTTCGCTTAGTAAGTGTTTTCAAAGCTAGTCAAGAAGTAGAAGCAAAAGCACTATGGAGATCCCTTACCGATAATCGAGGTAAAGCCTGTGTTTTACTAGAAGAACCAGAACGCTTTAGCGTTTGGGGAAAAATCCGCTTGGAACAGTTAGGTACGGATACGGGTAGCCATAGTAGTGCTGAAATACTGACCTTAGCGAGTATCTTGTTGTTACAAGCAGTTTACATGGATATTGAAGATTTACTAGGTAATCGCCAAGTCAAGTTATTTGAGAAAGATATTACTGGGGTACTACAGCAAAAACAATTTCCCCAAGTATCTTCCCCAGAGTCAGCAAAAGCTTTAATCACCGTTGAACCTTCACAAATGCCAAAACTGCCTACTTGGCAAGAAACTCATGTCATTATTCTCCTGGAAGAACTGCACAAGCTAGGAAAAATATATTTTGGTGACACAAACTTTGCACATCAATTAGAGGACAGGCTACAAGACATGGAAGATGATGAACTCTTAGTTTTTCTCGCTTGGTTAAATCAGTCTCCACTCGGTAAACTTTGGCATTAG
- a CDS encoding ABC transporter ATP-binding protein — protein MVKEIAIRTTGLTKQFERHIAVNDVDLEIQTGEVYGLIGPNGAGKTTLIRMLATAEEPTTGEIYISGERLLPDKSNPKLKRHLGYLPDDYPLYEDLTVWDYLDYFARLYRLRQPRRTQRLHEVLELIQLGNKRNSMISTLSRGMKQRLSLARTIIHEPILLLLDEPVSGLDPIARMQFREIIKALREAGMTILISSHVLSDLAELCTSVGIMELGFLVESASLQTLYQRLARQQIFISTLGNIDVLVREIKNYSLIEEWEVIHSQNSVRVNFSGSQEEAAELLRSLISLGIPLTNFHCTQEDLESIFLKLGHKQAS, from the coding sequence ATGGTAAAAGAAATAGCAATTCGTACCACTGGACTCACTAAGCAATTTGAACGCCACATTGCTGTCAATGATGTGGACTTAGAAATACAGACGGGTGAAGTTTATGGATTAATCGGGCCCAATGGCGCGGGTAAAACAACCTTAATTCGGATGTTAGCCACCGCTGAAGAACCAACTACAGGTGAGATTTATATTAGTGGAGAACGTTTATTACCAGACAAAAGCAATCCTAAATTAAAGCGTCATCTTGGTTACTTACCTGATGATTACCCACTGTATGAAGATTTAACAGTTTGGGATTATTTAGATTATTTTGCCCGTTTATATCGCCTACGACAACCACGCCGTACTCAAAGGCTACATGAAGTTTTAGAACTGATTCAACTTGGTAATAAAAGAAACAGCATGATTTCTACCCTATCCAGAGGGATGAAACAGCGCTTGAGTTTAGCGAGGACAATTATCCATGAACCGATATTACTACTTTTAGATGAGCCGGTTTCTGGACTTGACCCCATTGCCAGGATGCAGTTTCGGGAAATCATTAAAGCTTTGCGAGAAGCGGGGATGACAATCTTAATTTCCTCCCACGTTTTAAGCGACTTAGCTGAATTATGTACCTCCGTGGGCATTATGGAATTAGGGTTTTTAGTAGAAAGCGCCTCATTGCAAACCTTGTATCAACGTTTAGCTAGGCAGCAAATTTTTATCTCAACTTTGGGCAACATAGATGTATTGGTCAGAGAAATCAAAAATTATTCCTTAATAGAAGAGTGGGAGGTAATACACAGTCAGAATAGTGTGCGGGTAAATTTTTCAGGAAGTCAAGAAGAGGCGGCTGAGTTATTGCGATCGCTAATTAGCCTCGGTATCCCATTAACTAACTTTCATTGTACCCAAGAAGACCTAGAAAGTATATTCCTGAAATTAGGACATAAACAAGCATCTTAA
- a CDS encoding dCMP deaminase family protein — MQDIDLSHEHHQRPTWDEYFLMLAKLAATRSTCLAFPVGAVIVKNKQVVATGYNGSPSGSAHCTTQGYCYPDLSSCDASKTLPSRAVHAEANAIAQAAKYGISTDGASIYVTLEPCLSCLKLIISAGIKEIFYETSFNSAEKAQVRDSFIQESLVTIHQVQLSELVATKAAESLLGLTSIKN; from the coding sequence ATGCAAGATATTGACCTATCTCACGAACACCATCAAAGACCAACTTGGGATGAATACTTTCTCATGTTGGCTAAACTAGCAGCTACTCGCTCAACCTGTCTAGCTTTTCCAGTAGGTGCTGTAATAGTCAAAAATAAACAAGTAGTAGCCACAGGTTACAATGGTTCACCATCAGGATCTGCCCATTGTACAACTCAAGGATACTGCTACCCAGACTTAAGTAGTTGTGATGCCAGTAAAACCTTACCATCAAGGGCTGTACACGCAGAAGCCAATGCGATCGCCCAAGCTGCTAAATATGGTATATCAACAGATGGAGCTAGTATTTACGTAACTTTAGAACCTTGTCTATCTTGTTTAAAGTTAATCATTTCTGCTGGTATCAAAGAAATCTTTTATGAAACTTCCTTTAACAGCGCGGAAAAAGCCCAAGTCAGAGATTCCTTTATTCAGGAAAGCTTAGTAACAATACATCAAGTTCAGCTTTCTGAATTAGTAGCAACAAAAGCAGCAGAATCCTTACTAGGTTTGACATCCATAAAAAACTGA
- a CDS encoding thymidylate synthase, giving the protein MIQKSHITQFQYAAQHKPNQLIYGSGQTAIITGWTVKQAIAKHLQTSDYAVIGQLYSPTRGINLLIRNLLLNPHVRYLVIINATKEDRNAGASQCLLDFFNSGVEENISDTGRKSWVIRSQIPGYIDIEIDINALEKLRQSLEVVEAKSISEAVEKIQFYAQKPTIEPWGTPLEFPMLTIEPTVLPGTRYGHRIEGKTIAETWVKIIHRIKTTGTIRPTGYDGKWQELIDLMAVVTEEPEDFYFPEPNYLPIDRSFLTEYISQVLDDAPSREGVKYTYGQRLRSWFGKDQIEQVVDKLIGEIDAASAVMTLWDVKDHEKGGSPCLNHIWLRVVDNELSLTATLRSNDMFAAWPANAMGLRALQKHIRDQINQRSEYDLRMGPLMTISQSAHIYDDTWSNAEQLIKQQYAAVCRKLDYADPAGNFLIEVANGEIVVTHTTPGSGEIVGCYSGKNALKLVREICTASPAIRPDHAAYLGMELQKAVDCIKIDKPYVQDQ; this is encoded by the coding sequence ATGATACAAAAATCACATATCACTCAATTTCAGTATGCAGCGCAGCATAAACCCAACCAGTTAATTTACGGAAGTGGACAAACGGCAATTATTACGGGTTGGACAGTGAAACAGGCGATCGCCAAACATCTACAAACATCAGATTATGCTGTCATTGGTCAGTTATACTCACCAACAAGGGGCATAAACTTACTTATTCGTAACCTGTTGTTAAATCCTCATGTTCGTTATTTAGTGATTATTAACGCTACTAAAGAAGATAGAAATGCAGGTGCTTCTCAGTGTCTATTAGACTTTTTTAATTCTGGTGTTGAAGAAAATATCAGTGATACTGGCCGCAAATCTTGGGTAATTCGTTCTCAGATTCCTGGATATATTGATATAGAAATTGATATTAATGCCTTAGAAAAATTACGTCAGTCTTTGGAAGTTGTAGAAGCAAAATCAATTTCCGAAGCAGTAGAAAAAATCCAATTTTACGCTCAAAAACCAACAATTGAACCTTGGGGAACTCCTTTAGAATTTCCCATGTTGACAATTGAACCCACAGTTTTACCAGGTACACGCTACGGACACAGAATAGAAGGTAAAACCATTGCCGAAACATGGGTAAAAATCATTCACCGGATTAAAACCACAGGTACAATTAGACCCACAGGTTATGATGGAAAATGGCAAGAATTAATTGATTTAATGGCAGTTGTCACCGAAGAACCAGAGGATTTTTATTTTCCTGAACCCAATTATTTACCAATAGATAGAAGTTTTTTAACAGAATATATTTCTCAAGTTTTAGATGATGCACCTAGTCGGGAAGGTGTGAAATATACCTATGGACAGCGTTTGCGTTCTTGGTTTGGGAAAGATCAAATCGAACAAGTTGTTGATAAGTTAATTGGAGAAATTGACGCTGCTAGTGCAGTTATGACCTTATGGGATGTCAAAGATCATGAAAAAGGTGGTAGTCCTTGTTTGAATCATATTTGGTTGCGAGTTGTGGATAATGAATTATCATTAACTGCAACTTTAAGAAGTAATGATATGTTTGCTGCTTGGCCAGCAAATGCAATGGGTTTAAGGGCTTTGCAAAAACATATTCGAGATCAAATTAATCAACGTTCTGAATATGATTTACGAATGGGACCATTGATGACTATTAGTCAATCTGCTCACATTTATGATGATACTTGGAGTAATGCAGAACAACTGATTAAACAGCAATATGCAGCTGTTTGCAGAAAATTAGATTATGCTGACCCAGCAGGTAATTTTTTAATAGAAGTAGCAAATGGTGAAATCGTAGTTACTCATACAACTCCTGGGAGTGGTGAAATAGTCGGTTGTTACTCTGGTAAAAATGCCTTGAAATTAGTTAGAGAAATTTGTACTGCTTCTCCTGCGATACGTCCAGATCATGCTGCATATTTAGGGATGGAATTACAAAAAGCTGTAGACTGTATTAAAATTGACAAGCCTTATGTTCAAGATCAATAA
- a CDS encoding nucleoside 2-deoxyribosyltransferase, whose product MYKVYVSGALTDIKNPAETKALYEKIGAVCEEVGLQPYVPHLHTDPVNNPDITPREVFDKDKQQVSISDLVIAYLGSLSFGVGMELAYAESNKIPIILLYETGKRISRFPRGIPTVIAEIQFNDHEDALNQLKTFLLNWKQ is encoded by the coding sequence ATGTACAAAGTATATGTATCTGGTGCGCTCACTGATATTAAAAACCCAGCAGAAACTAAAGCACTGTATGAAAAAATAGGTGCTGTTTGTGAAGAAGTAGGTCTTCAACCTTATGTACCGCACCTACACACTGATCCAGTAAATAATCCTGATATTACTCCCCGTGAGGTGTTCGATAAAGATAAGCAGCAAGTAAGTATATCAGACTTGGTTATTGCTTATCTTGGTTCGCTTTCTTTTGGTGTAGGAATGGAATTAGCTTATGCAGAGAGTAACAAAATTCCCATTATTCTTCTGTACGAAACAGGAAAGCGGATATCAAGATTTCCTCGTGGTATTCCCACTGTGATTGCTGAAATTCAGTTTAATGATCATGAAGATGCTTTAAACCAGTTAAAAACCTTCTTATTAAATTGGAAGCAATAG